CATCAAAAAGAAGAAAAGTAAAAACCTTGGCATGTTGGCTGGTTTCGGTGGTTTTATGGACTCCATTGGCGGTGGAGGTTGGGGGCCAATTGTTACCTCTACGCTTATGGGTAGAGGAAGAGACCCTCGATATACCATTGGCTCTGTCAACACTGCGGAGTTTGCTATTTCCTTTGCCAGCGGCATCACCTTTGTCCTTTTTGAAGGCATTAGCGGCTGGCGAGTAATTGCAGGATTGGTTATAGGTGGTATTATAGCCGCACCAGTTGGGGCTTACTTTTTGAATAAAATCCCAAGAAAACCGGCCACCATTTTAGTGGGTTTACTATTGATTATTTTAAGTGTTAGAACGCTTATTAGGCTTCTTTAAACTTTCACAAAAATCTTCTTCTTATAAAATACGGCTAACACCGCAAACCAGAACAGTAGATAAAGAATTGCCCAAGAAAGAGACGCATATTTTGGGTCCGCAAACATAGGTACTAAACCATTTTTATAAACGTATTGCTGAAAGCCCACACCATCTATTTTGACCGTAGAAAGTACCCTTGGAATAATACCCGAGAAGAAGAAAATAAGCATTGGGTTTACACCAAAGATTAGAAAAGGTTTAATCCAAAATTTAATACCACGCTCTTCCACCACAAAATAAATCAGAGCCATTAGTAAAGTAGCCAGTCCCGCTGTATAAAGAACATAAGAAGATGTCCATAAGGCCTTATTGATAGGAAAGACCATGTTCCAAAAATATCCCAAGGCAGTTAATCCAAGACCAGCATAAATAAGATAATTGACTCTTTCTTCTTCATACTTCTCCGTAACCAAAAGCCTACCTATAAATACACCAATCAAGCCTGTAGCAAAAGCAGGAAGCGTACTAAAAAGCCCTTCTGGGTCCCAAGTTTTAGAAGATGCCCACATGTGACCTTCTAAAAACAGTCTATCAAATGCTGCTGCCACGTTTACATCTTTATCAAATACTCCAGTAACACCCTCTACTGGAATAAGTGCCATAGCCGCCCAATACCCCAAAAGAAGAACTGCACAAACACCTCCCAATACCTTTAATGAAAAACTATTATAAAGAATAGCGACCACAAAATACACCAAACCAATACGCTGTAGTACACCAGGAATTCTAACATTTTCAAATCCTGAAACGGGCAAATAAGCTAATGTAAAAAGTATAGCTAGAAAACCCAGAACCACGTATAATTGTCTCTTCAGGTCATATTTAGTTAATAATAAATAGTAGACTAAAGCAACAAAAATCAACCTCACCATTAACAAAGCGTAACCCTCTAAGCCAAAGAGATGTATTTTTGAAAAGAAGCCTAGAAAGAGGCCTAGAGAAAAAATCCTTAATGCCCTAACCGTAATTTTCAAAAAAGTATTCTTGTCAAAAGAAGG
This sequence is a window from Arcticibacterium luteifluviistationis. Protein-coding genes within it:
- a CDS encoding acyltransferase family protein, producing MKKRLPSIDVFRGITVMLMTLVNNPGDWGNVITPFLHAKWHGCSPTDLVFPFFLFVVGITTVLASPEPSFDKNTFLKITVRALRIFSLGLFLGFFSKIHLFGLEGYALLMVRLIFVALVYYLLLTKYDLKRQLYVVLGFLAILFTLAYLPVSGFENVRIPGVLQRIGLVYFVVAILYNSFSLKVLGGVCAVLLLGYWAAMALIPVEGVTGVFDKDVNVAAAFDRLFLEGHMWASSKTWDPEGLFSTLPAFATGLIGVFIGRLLVTEKYEEERVNYLIYAGLGLTALGYFWNMVFPINKALWTSSYVLYTAGLATLLMALIYFVVEERGIKFWIKPFLIFGVNPMLIFFFSGIIPRVLSTVKIDGVGFQQYVYKNGLVPMFADPKYASLSWAILYLLFWFAVLAVFYKKKIFVKV